Proteins encoded in a region of the Streptomyces sp. NBC_00310 genome:
- a CDS encoding carboxymuconolactone decarboxylase family protein, giving the protein MSNSDSISRVALKKITPDVSGAMGSLHGAAVSAARDAKVEPEILELIRIRASQINGCAFCLDMHTKDARAQGETEQRIYALSAWRETPFFTARERAALALTEAVTLVHDGHVPDDVYAAAAEVFDEEQVAALIWAATVINAYNRIAIATRMVPGAYQPVQK; this is encoded by the coding sequence ATGAGCAACAGCGATTCCATATCTCGTGTGGCCCTCAAGAAAATCACCCCCGATGTGTCCGGAGCGATGGGCTCCCTGCACGGCGCCGCCGTTTCCGCGGCCCGGGACGCGAAGGTCGAGCCCGAGATCCTCGAACTGATCAGAATTCGCGCCTCGCAGATCAACGGCTGCGCGTTCTGTCTGGACATGCACACCAAGGACGCCCGCGCGCAGGGCGAGACCGAGCAGCGGATCTACGCGCTCAGCGCCTGGCGCGAGACCCCCTTCTTCACCGCCCGCGAGCGCGCCGCCCTGGCGTTGACCGAGGCCGTGACCCTGGTCCACGACGGCCACGTGCCCGACGACGTCTACGCGGCGGCCGCCGAGGTGTTCGACGAGGAGCAGGTCGCGGCGCTGATCTGGGCGGCCACCGTGATCAACGCGTACAACCGGATCGCCATCGCGACCCGGATGGTCCCGGGCGCCTATCAGCCCGTCCAGAAGTAG
- a CDS encoding L,D-transpeptidase family protein, with translation MGDIGRRGAVALTITGLLTPLTLAWGTAPAQAASCTTSTGPYQKQVEKFLGRPVDGKQSTADCKAIRAFQTKHGITPNIGYAGSVTWGVMDLMNKQKAVGKNPNKAGKCPTNKGRIACVNLTLQLTWIQDGKKLVYGPVPVRTGRDGYETRTGLKQIYWRNIDHVSSIYHVPMPYSQFFDGGQAFHSVGVSMWNPPGSHGCVNMTRTDAKKYWSLLKKGDDVYVYGRKPGT, from the coding sequence ATGGGGGACATAGGCAGAAGAGGCGCAGTCGCACTCACCATCACCGGACTGCTGACACCGCTCACGCTCGCGTGGGGCACCGCGCCCGCGCAGGCGGCGAGTTGTACGACGTCGACGGGGCCGTACCAGAAGCAGGTGGAGAAGTTCCTCGGCCGGCCGGTCGACGGCAAGCAGTCCACCGCCGACTGCAAGGCCATCAGGGCCTTCCAGACCAAGCACGGCATCACGCCGAACATCGGCTACGCGGGATCCGTCACCTGGGGCGTGATGGACCTGATGAACAAGCAGAAGGCCGTCGGCAAGAACCCCAACAAGGCCGGCAAGTGCCCGACCAACAAGGGCCGCATCGCCTGTGTGAACCTGACCCTCCAGCTGACCTGGATCCAGGACGGCAAGAAGCTCGTCTACGGGCCCGTGCCGGTCCGCACCGGCCGCGACGGCTACGAGACCCGCACCGGACTGAAGCAGATCTACTGGCGGAACATCGACCACGTCTCGTCGATCTACCACGTGCCGATGCCCTACAGCCAGTTCTTCGACGGCGGCCAGGCCTTCCACTCCGTCGGCGTCAGCATGTGGAACCCGCCCGGCTCCCACGGCTGCGTCAACATGACCAGGACCGACGCCAAGAAGTACTGGTCGCTGCTGAAGAAGGGCGACGACGTCTACGTGTACGGCCGCAAGCCGGGCACCTGA